A genome region from Ignavibacteria bacterium includes the following:
- a CDS encoding PorV/PorQ family protein, whose protein sequence is MKTKFFIIIILLLAINGLVPAQFNKAGRTTFQFLKIGVGGRAAAMGEATIASTQDINSVYWNPAGLTGIQNLEAGVNYTKWIADLSVTSAAVGYNFGPAVIAVNYMGLSYGNIQEALTTSTTGKVDTRTGGTFTGSDLALGLTLARRFTDQLSIGVNVKYLREDLYTYKTSLWAMDVGTYYDTQWKGVRIAMTAQNFSKQARWMYTKEENQQSFELPLVFRIGTSIDLWGGEDLVFGGDASVNKLTLDVDAIHTNDYGERLHLGGEYVFMNMLSLRAGYRMNYEEGNLALGAGFKTEFSGVKLEVDYAYVKYDFLESPHRFSLIFAF, encoded by the coding sequence TTGAAAACGAAATTTTTTATAATAATAATTCTGCTCCTGGCAATAAATGGATTGGTCCCGGCGCAGTTTAATAAAGCCGGACGCACGACTTTTCAGTTCCTTAAGATCGGCGTCGGCGGCCGTGCTGCTGCTATGGGCGAGGCTACAATTGCCAGTACTCAGGATATTAACTCAGTATACTGGAACCCTGCAGGACTTACAGGCATCCAAAACCTTGAGGCTGGTGTAAACTATACAAAGTGGATCGCAGACCTGAGCGTTACAAGTGCCGCTGTTGGATATAACTTCGGCCCTGCCGTGATTGCCGTAAACTATATGGGATTAAGCTACGGCAATATTCAGGAGGCACTTACTACCAGCACTACGGGCAAGGTCGATACCAGAACCGGCGGTACATTTACAGGCAGCGACCTGGCCTTAGGCCTTACGCTTGCCCGCCGCTTTACAGACCAGCTCTCAATCGGCGTTAATGTCAAATACCTCAGGGAGGACCTTTATACATATAAAACTTCGCTCTGGGCAATGGACGTGGGAACATACTACGACACGCAGTGGAAAGGTGTCCGCATAGCTATGACGGCACAGAACTTTTCAAAACAGGCCCGCTGGATGTATACTAAGGAAGAAAACCAGCAGTCATTTGAACTTCCCCTCGTCTTCCGCATCGGTACATCAATCGATCTCTGGGGCGGCGAAGACCTCGTATTTGGAGGTGATGCATCTGTAAATAAACTGACTCTGGATGTCGATGCAATTCATACAAACGATTATGGCGAAAGACTCCATTTAGGAGGCGAATACGTATTCATGAATATGCTCTCACTAAGAGCAGGCTACAGAATGAACTATGAAGAAGGTAACCTCGCTCTGGGAGCAGGCTTTAAGACGGAATTCTCGGGCGTCAAACTGGAAGTCGATTATGCTTACGTAAAATATGACTTCCTCGAGTCCCCGCACCGCTTCTCACTCATTTTTGCATTTTAA